In Humulus lupulus chromosome 7, drHumLupu1.1, whole genome shotgun sequence, the following are encoded in one genomic region:
- the LOC133788752 gene encoding uncharacterized protein LOC133788752, with protein sequence MAGPKMHLLPLLLLSIAALFFYSYYHSTLHAFTPTPNSNPSFPLQSSQTPRRDFTFIVKVLAYNRLDSLARCLRSLAAADYLSDRVHLHVYIDHFAFVNGTTDVDRMLENSHRILEFADGFNWKFGEKLIHYRTQNAGLQAQWLEAWWPESDDEFAFVVEDDLEVSPLYYKFLRSLIVNYYYGDPDFRPYIYGASLQRPRFVPGKHGNKIQLDNGTRIFLYQLVGTWGQLLFPKPWKEFRLWYDKHKAKGIKPFLDGMVTNGWYKKMGERIWTPWFIKFIHSRGYYNFYTNFLHDRALSVSHRDAGVNYGKTAGPDSSLLDENSLDFNLLEMQPLKYLKWYDFCFREVLPERIVRNFDELGPVLHSVQKQETAILVSLYGASEMVTRNLVCNFEKLNIWNFIFIGPESDFLLDLARRGHPVIIGDHFLRSVTTFKMPDSHSDMMSSILVKAYVIMKNIELGYNSLVIEGNMLLLKGYPYFDLDNTYDFYIGKISGLFFIRSSTSTRKIWVDKFILDVAMMLKSLLSKQESTSFAGLIEKLLEQKSKKIKRVDETNIGVDISSNNDNHFSLGVEKKIVDWSADMDLDLVKKRLDNFGAWMIFDDFSCKAVVCHQS encoded by the exons ATGGCGGGTCCCAAGATGCATTTGCTGCCTCTCCTCCTCCTTTCCATTGCTGCTCTCTTCTTCTACTCCTACTACCACTCTACTCTTCATGCCTTCACCCCTACTCCTAACTCTAATCCTAGTTTTCCCCTTCAAAGCTCCCAGACCCCTCGCCGGGACTTCACTTTCATCGTCAAGGTTCTCGCCTACAACCGCCTCGACTCGCTGGCCCGCTGCCTCCGCTCCCTGGCCGCCGCTGACTATCTCTCCGATCGGGTACACCTCCACGTCTACATCGATCACTTCGCATTCGTCAATGGCACCACCGATGTGGATCGTATGTTGGAGAATTCGCATCGGATTTTGGAGTTTGCTGATGGGTTCAATTGGAAATTTGGGGAGAAGCTCATCCATTATCGGACCCAGAATGCCGGGCTTCAAGCCCAGTGGCTGGAGGCCTGGTGGCCTGAGTCCGATGACGAATTCGCCTTCGTTGTGGAGGATGACTTAGAGGTATCGCCGCTTTATTACAAGTTTCTTAGGagtttgattgtgaattattactATGGTGATCCAGATTTTCGTCCGTACATCTATGGAGCTTCACTACAGAGACCAAGGTTTGTTCCAG GTAAACATGGAAACAAAATACAATTGGATAATGGAACCAGAATTTTTTTATACCAATTGGTAGGCACTTGGGGTCAGCTCCTCTTTCCAAAACCTTGGAAAGAGTTCAGACTGTGGTATGACAAACACAAGGCCAAGGGCATAAAGCCATTTCTTGATGGAATG GTAACAAATGGTTGGTATAAAAAGATGGGGGAGAGAATATGGACTCCTTGGTTCATTAAATTTATTCATTCTCGTGGCTATTATAATTTTTACACTAACTTCTTACATGACAGAGCACTGAGTGTCTCTCACAGAGATGCAGGTGTCAACTATGGTAAAACTGCTGGGCCTGATTCCAGTTTGTTGGATGAAAACTCTCTTGATTTCAACCTTTTGGAAATGCAGCCATTAAAATACCTGAAGTGGTATGATTTCTGTTTCAGAGAAGTACTTCCTGAAAGAATTGTTAGGAATTTTGATGAACTTGGGCCTGTTCTTCACTCAGTGCAAAAACAGGAAACTGCAATTCTTGTGAGCCTATACGGAGCATCAGAGATGGTCACAAGGAACCTGGTTTGCAACTTTGAGAAGTTAAATATTTGGAACTTCATTTTCATTGGCCCCGAGTCAGATTTCCTGCTTGACCTTGCACGAAGAGGACATCCTGTGATCATCGGAGACCATTTCTTGAGGAGTGTAACAACTTTCAAAATGCCAGATTCCCATTCAGATATGATGAGCTCCATATTGGTGAAGGCCTATGTGATAATGAAGAACATAGAATTAGGATACAATTCTTTGGTCATTGAGGGGAACATGCTTCTACTTAAAGGTTATCCTTATTTCGATCTTGATAATACCTATGACTTCTATATTGGGAAGATCTCAGGActtttcttcattagaagctCAACTTCTACTCGAAAAATTTGGGTTGACAAGTTTATCTTAGATGTTGCAATGATGTTGAAGTCTCTGTTGAGTAAACAAGAGAGCACAAGTTTTGCAGGTCTAATAGAAAAATTATTGGAACAAAAGAGTAAGAAGATTAAGAGAGTTGATGAGACAAACATTGGTGTTGATATTTCTTCCAATAATGATAACCACTTTTCTTTAGgcgttgaaaaaaaaattgttgactGGTCTGCCGATATGGATTTAGATTTAGTTAAGAAACGGCTTGACAATTTCGGTGCATGGATGATATTCGACGACTTTTCGTGCAAGGCTGTTGTGTGTCACCAGTCATAA